The following are encoded in a window of Rhizobium sp. 11515TR genomic DNA:
- a CDS encoding SMP-30/gluconolactonase/LRE family protein, translating into MNETIATGLRLPSGLVALPDGRLAVVEMDASRRCLKLFNASGVPQELCRVGGRPMGIAVDGDGCFWVANGPENSLVRLSAQGRVLQVIEGSADGPFLHPNALAFGPDGLLYMTDSGIRLANLLEGGHIHPDFFKAAYNGCVYQIDPAEGRVIRVLAAGLLFASGIAFDADGLLYYSETLTGKIYRQVVGGRQEMFVQSMTSPAVNALRGPAGLAFDRSGMLYCAMYGLGEISMVDAEGKMAGHIRTDGGRPANIAFTVDGKHLLVSEQENGVVEKITAPRPGLPLHMPPIS; encoded by the coding sequence ATGAACGAAACGATTGCCACCGGGCTGCGTCTGCCTAGCGGCCTCGTGGCTTTGCCGGACGGCCGCCTGGCGGTGGTGGAAATGGATGCCAGTCGTCGCTGTCTGAAACTTTTCAACGCAAGCGGCGTACCGCAGGAACTTTGCCGGGTCGGCGGCCGGCCGATGGGGATTGCGGTCGATGGTGACGGATGTTTCTGGGTAGCCAATGGCCCGGAGAATTCCCTTGTCAGATTATCGGCGCAAGGCCGCGTGCTGCAAGTCATCGAGGGTAGCGCGGATGGTCCCTTTCTGCATCCGAATGCACTCGCTTTCGGACCCGACGGTCTGCTTTACATGACTGATTCTGGCATCCGTCTTGCCAATCTTCTCGAAGGCGGCCATATCCATCCTGATTTCTTCAAGGCGGCTTACAATGGCTGCGTCTATCAGATCGATCCGGCCGAGGGACGAGTCATCCGGGTCCTGGCTGCCGGTCTGCTCTTTGCGAGCGGCATTGCCTTCGATGCCGATGGATTGCTCTATTATAGTGAAACACTGACCGGAAAAATCTATCGGCAGGTCGTTGGCGGTAGGCAGGAAATGTTTGTCCAGTCGATGACATCGCCCGCCGTGAACGCGCTGCGCGGGCCGGCCGGCCTCGCTTTTGATCGCAGTGGCATGCTGTATTGCGCCATGTACGGCCTGGGTGAGATTTCCATGGTGGACGCCGAGGGAAAAATGGCCGGCCATATCCGTACGGATGGCGGACGGCCAGCCAATATCGCCTTTACCGTCGACGGCAAACATCTGCTCGTCAGCGAGCAGGAAAACGGTGTCGTGGAAAAGATTACGGCGCCGCGTCCGGGCTTGCCTTTGCATATGCCGCCGATTTCGTAG
- the secD gene encoding protein translocase subunit SecD, with protein sequence MRTSPWLVALYTVIIVIGFLIALPNALPPSVLSKIPSWLPHSQVSLGLDLRGGSYLVLEVDEKDLTNGRLQSLQQDARRVLRDKNIQTRSVVRNGDQIVVTLSDASQSSDAVTQLQTLANTITSGLSAGQSDLNIKPNGATIAMSFSPAGISANVDSAVQQSLEVIRKRVDQVGVAEPTIQRVGPNRVLVQLPGAQDPSHLRELLGSTAKMSFHLLADNVDPNNPGPGVTIMKDEQGNSYPVLDRIELSGDRLTDARVSFDPNTHEPLVTFRFDSAGANRFAEITRENVGKPFAIVLDNKVLSAPNIREPITGGSGQISGNFTADSATTLAALLRAGALPAKLTVIEERTVGADLGSDAIQKGIYSGLVGFVLVAAFIFVLYGAWGILANVALLIHTVLTFSALTLVGATLTLPGIAGVVLGIGLAVDANVLINERIREETRKGRGAFAAIDNGFKKAYSTIIDGNMTALIAAAILFYFGSGPVRGFAVTMGLGLIISMFTSVAFVRVVMIAITRRRKLKVINIRPLIPFSPYDKHIQFMKARFFGVTVSAILSLASVVLFIHPGLNYGVDFRGGIQMSVKTKDAADLATFREGLNTLGLGEIALQSFGDNNSLLVRAQRQDGGEEAQTAAVTKLKAEIVKIDPSATIEGTDVIGPKVSGELAWAGILSVVIASLAMLFYIWYRFEWPFAVGAIVTLVLDVTKAIGFFAITGLDFNLTAIAAILTLVGYSVNDKVVVYDRMRENMRLYKSMPLRDIIDKSINETLARSLYTNATAFLALVPMAIWGGSAVSSFAIPMVFGILVAGASSVFIAAPILLFLGDWRRRHAKPVANDTASTDGKSGKDNKQIPAA encoded by the coding sequence ATGCGTACCTCACCATGGCTCGTGGCACTCTATACGGTGATCATCGTCATTGGCTTTCTGATCGCACTGCCGAACGCGCTGCCGCCGTCGGTTCTCAGCAAGATCCCATCCTGGCTGCCGCATAGCCAGGTTTCGCTCGGCCTCGACCTCCGCGGCGGCTCCTATCTCGTTCTCGAAGTCGACGAGAAGGACCTGACGAACGGCCGGCTGCAATCGCTGCAGCAGGACGCGCGCCGCGTGCTACGCGACAAGAACATCCAGACCCGCTCGGTCGTCCGCAACGGCGACCAGATCGTCGTGACGCTCAGCGATGCCTCACAGAGCAGCGATGCCGTGACACAACTGCAGACGCTGGCCAATACGATCACGTCGGGCCTCTCGGCCGGCCAGTCCGATCTCAACATCAAACCGAATGGCGCGACGATCGCGATGTCCTTCTCGCCGGCCGGCATTTCGGCCAACGTCGATTCCGCCGTTCAGCAGAGCCTTGAAGTCATCCGCAAGCGCGTCGACCAGGTGGGCGTTGCCGAGCCGACCATTCAGCGCGTCGGGCCGAACCGCGTTCTCGTCCAGCTTCCGGGCGCACAGGATCCGTCGCACCTGCGCGAGCTTCTCGGCTCGACCGCGAAGATGTCCTTCCATCTGCTGGCCGATAACGTCGATCCGAACAATCCCGGCCCTGGCGTCACCATCATGAAGGACGAGCAGGGCAACAGCTATCCGGTTCTCGACCGCATCGAATTGTCCGGCGACCGCCTGACGGATGCCCGCGTCAGCTTCGATCCGAACACGCATGAGCCGCTCGTCACCTTCCGCTTCGACAGCGCCGGTGCCAACCGCTTTGCGGAAATCACCCGCGAAAATGTCGGCAAGCCCTTTGCTATCGTCCTCGACAACAAGGTTCTGAGCGCGCCGAACATCCGCGAACCGATCACCGGCGGTTCGGGCCAGATCTCCGGCAACTTCACCGCAGACAGTGCCACCACGCTTGCAGCCTTGCTGCGCGCCGGTGCCCTGCCGGCCAAGCTCACCGTTATCGAAGAGCGTACCGTCGGCGCCGACCTTGGTAGCGACGCGATCCAGAAGGGCATCTATAGCGGCTTAGTCGGCTTCGTCCTGGTTGCCGCCTTCATCTTCGTGCTCTATGGCGCCTGGGGGATTCTGGCGAATGTCGCCCTGCTCATCCACACGGTCCTGACCTTCTCGGCCCTGACGCTTGTCGGCGCCACGCTGACGCTGCCCGGCATCGCCGGCGTCGTCCTTGGTATCGGTCTCGCGGTTGATGCCAACGTTCTCATCAACGAGCGCATCCGCGAAGAAACCCGCAAGGGCCGCGGCGCCTTCGCCGCCATCGATAACGGCTTCAAGAAGGCTTATTCGACGATCATCGACGGCAACATGACGGCGCTGATCGCCGCCGCCATCCTGTTCTACTTCGGCTCCGGCCCGGTTCGCGGCTTTGCCGTGACCATGGGTCTCGGCCTCATCATCTCAATGTTCACCTCCGTCGCCTTCGTGCGTGTCGTAATGATCGCCATCACCCGTCGCCGCAAGCTGAAGGTGATCAACATCAGGCCGCTGATCCCCTTCAGCCCCTATGACAAGCACATCCAGTTCATGAAGGCCCGCTTCTTCGGCGTCACGGTCTCGGCGATCCTGTCGCTCGCCTCGGTGGTCCTGTTCATCCATCCGGGCCTTAACTACGGCGTCGATTTCCGCGGCGGCATCCAGATGTCGGTCAAGACCAAGGACGCGGCCGATCTGGCGACGTTCCGCGAGGGCCTGAATACGCTCGGCCTTGGCGAAATCGCACTGCAGTCCTTCGGCGACAACAACAGCCTCCTTGTCCGCGCCCAGCGCCAGGACGGCGGCGAAGAGGCGCAGACGGCGGCAGTGACCAAGCTCAAGGCCGAAATCGTCAAGATCGACCCGAGTGCGACCATCGAAGGCACCGATGTCATCGGTCCGAAGGTTTCGGGCGAGCTTGCCTGGGCCGGCATCCTATCGGTCGTGATCGCCAGCCTGGCGATGCTGTTCTACATCTGGTATCGCTTCGAATGGCCGTTCGCGGTTGGCGCCATCGTGACGCTGGTGCTCGACGTCACCAAGGCGATCGGCTTCTTCGCGATCACCGGCCTCGATTTCAACCTAACGGCCATCGCCGCGATCCTGACGCTTGTGGGATATTCGGTGAACGACAAAGTCGTGGTCTATGACCGCATGCGTGAAAACATGCGGCTCTACAAATCGATGCCGCTGCGCGACATCATCGACAAGTCGATCAATGAGACCCTGGCGCGAAGCCTATACACCAATGCCACCGCCTTCCTGGCGCTGGTGCCGATGGCAATCTGGGGCGGCAGCGCCGTCTCCAGCTTCGCGATCCCGATGGTGTTCGGCATTCTCGTTGCCGGCGCCTCGTCGGTCTTCATCGCGGCGCCGATCCTGCTGTTCCTCGGCGACTGGCGCCGCCGTCATGCCAAGCCGGTTGCCAATGATACGGCATCGACAGACGGCAAGTCAGGTAAGGACAACAAGCAGATTCCTGCCGCATAA
- a CDS encoding ArnT family glycosyltransferase: protein MLDTTHSRTNAQKLSLGLALAVIFGVTLWRVLMLLLNRTDLFVDEAQYWFWGQNLDFGYYSKPPMIAWVIRFFNAISGSDSTFWIRISAPLFHLATALMLMCTTRRLINDETGREIAPWVGVIFITLPAASLSAVLVSTDTIQILFVTIAIWAFIGLTRRSSVLEAVILGASLGIAFLTKYSVLFLLPGVGLAMLTMRSARIAWRDVAIAAIVGAIVVSPNLWWNLTHDATTIKHTENIAQWSKSGGGNTLLKHILNGLSFFGAQFGVVGPVVFYALLWATWRWIRGQSDDREKLLFWLSVPVVALITLQALLAKAYANWAVSAYAAGTILAVWLLYRLTKKGLRTSLIIGAVVAFVIPVLTVFAYDIKLPNGDLVMKRYVGRSIISEEIADIATQAKLPEIVAQDRDILADLYYTLKGKPFHIYARPFGGFPANYYEQDFSLPASVTGPVLFVDNDPIECPEGQAELLKSWSPPYGEMKGKTLYAYRVPASCLAPKSSVTGATEN from the coding sequence ATGCTCGACACGACCCATTCCCGAACAAATGCCCAGAAACTTTCGCTAGGCCTCGCCCTTGCGGTCATCTTCGGAGTAACGCTCTGGCGCGTGCTCATGTTGCTCCTCAACAGGACGGACCTCTTCGTCGATGAGGCGCAATATTGGTTCTGGGGCCAGAATCTGGATTTCGGCTATTATTCCAAGCCGCCGATGATTGCCTGGGTCATCCGCTTCTTCAATGCGATCTCCGGCTCGGATTCGACCTTCTGGATCCGCATATCGGCGCCGCTCTTCCATCTCGCCACCGCCCTCATGCTGATGTGCACGACGCGGCGGCTGATCAACGACGAGACAGGACGAGAGATCGCGCCATGGGTCGGCGTCATCTTCATCACGCTGCCGGCCGCCTCGCTTTCCGCCGTGCTGGTATCGACGGACACGATCCAGATCCTGTTCGTGACCATCGCCATCTGGGCTTTTATCGGCCTGACCAGGCGTTCCTCGGTGCTGGAAGCTGTCATCCTCGGTGCCAGCCTCGGCATCGCCTTCCTGACGAAATATTCGGTGCTCTTCCTTCTGCCCGGTGTCGGCCTTGCCATGCTGACGATGCGTTCGGCGCGGATTGCGTGGCGGGACGTTGCCATTGCCGCCATTGTCGGGGCCATCGTCGTTTCCCCCAATCTCTGGTGGAATCTCACCCATGACGCGACGACCATAAAGCACACCGAAAACATCGCCCAATGGAGCAAGAGCGGCGGCGGCAATACCCTGCTGAAGCACATACTTAACGGGCTCAGCTTCTTCGGTGCCCAGTTCGGCGTGGTCGGCCCGGTCGTATTCTACGCGCTTTTGTGGGCGACGTGGCGATGGATCCGCGGGCAGAGCGACGACCGGGAAAAGCTGCTTTTCTGGCTTTCGGTGCCTGTCGTTGCGCTGATCACGCTGCAGGCCCTTCTCGCCAAGGCCTATGCCAACTGGGCCGTCTCGGCCTATGCCGCAGGCACCATTCTTGCCGTCTGGCTGCTCTATCGGCTGACGAAAAAAGGGCTGAGGACCTCGCTGATCATCGGCGCCGTCGTCGCCTTCGTGATCCCGGTGCTGACCGTCTTTGCCTATGACATCAAGCTGCCGAACGGCGATCTCGTCATGAAGCGCTATGTCGGCCGCAGCATCATCAGTGAAGAAATCGCCGACATCGCCACGCAGGCGAAACTGCCTGAAATCGTTGCACAGGACCGCGATATCCTCGCCGATCTCTACTACACGCTGAAAGGCAAGCCGTTCCACATCTATGCCCGTCCCTTCGGCGGTTTCCCCGCGAATTATTACGAGCAGGACTTCTCCCTGCCGGCCAGCGTGACCGGTCCGGTCTTGTTCGTCGACAACGATCCGATCGAGTGCCCGGAAGGCCAGGCCGAACTCTTGAAGAGCTGGTCGCCGCCCTATGGCGAGATGAAGGGCAAGACGCTCTATGCCTATCGCGTGCCGGCATCCTGCCTAGCGCCTAAGTCGTCGGTCACAGGTGCGACGGAAAATTAA
- a CDS encoding globin-coupled sensor protein: MAQDSPSDQAGKAQAGSLRDRLRFAGLDAEQCETLRRHRPMLETHLKAGLRDLFHRFQTFPDAARNFTSESQLERLQDLQSSHWDVLTDARFDSLYAERVKVLSDSESKMGLDPRWHVAGHGVVLEHLLAGLLEDMGSRAIFPGAKRRAREMSELVTAIVRLVMVDVEIAVSLRFNELRVGHQRALAEQRTADRAEAAAFLAELANGLADRDLTTRVPADCPEAYAEVAEAFNAALEDIQQQFSALSGGVQAAEATSDAISRSAKSLAEKSSEQSQGLAASARQLAELAEQVRGNAANTRSAERVAVSTRTAAEDSGRIVGQAISAMADIETSAEKIGQIIGVIDEIAFQTNLLALNAGIEAARAGDSGRGFAVVAQEVRALAQRSADAAREIKVLVTGTKAQVDAGVQMVGRTQDAIGSIVRQVTDINEAISGIAAASDEQLAGLKALTSDIGGYSERAAAAGNEASRSEEGADHLHTVVVELGRTIREFRIERERRHAGSVKAAPQRQLPARDEYSTMRDEDEMADFGFPLRRTATGGERNAF, from the coding sequence TTGGCGCAGGATTCGCCGTCAGATCAGGCAGGCAAGGCGCAGGCTGGCAGCCTTCGCGACCGCTTGCGTTTTGCTGGTCTCGATGCCGAGCAATGCGAAACCTTGCGCCGCCACCGGCCGATGCTCGAGACGCATCTGAAAGCAGGCCTGCGCGATCTTTTCCACCGCTTCCAGACGTTCCCGGATGCCGCCCGCAATTTCACCAGTGAAAGCCAACTCGAACGGCTCCAGGATTTGCAGTCCTCGCACTGGGACGTGCTGACGGACGCGCGTTTCGACAGCCTCTATGCGGAGCGCGTCAAGGTTCTGTCCGATAGCGAAAGCAAGATGGGGCTCGATCCGCGCTGGCATGTCGCGGGCCATGGCGTGGTGCTGGAGCATCTCCTTGCTGGCCTTCTTGAGGATATGGGAAGCCGCGCCATTTTTCCGGGAGCCAAGCGCCGCGCCCGTGAAATGAGCGAACTCGTCACAGCGATCGTGCGGCTCGTCATGGTCGATGTCGAGATCGCTGTATCGCTGCGGTTCAACGAATTGCGGGTCGGCCACCAGCGTGCGCTCGCGGAACAGCGGACGGCTGATCGCGCCGAGGCTGCAGCCTTCCTCGCTGAGCTTGCCAACGGTCTTGCCGATCGCGATCTGACGACGCGCGTGCCTGCGGATTGTCCCGAGGCCTATGCCGAGGTCGCGGAAGCCTTTAATGCGGCGCTGGAGGACATCCAGCAGCAGTTTTCAGCCCTGTCCGGTGGTGTGCAGGCGGCCGAAGCGACGAGCGACGCCATTTCCCGCTCCGCGAAATCCTTGGCTGAAAAGTCGTCCGAACAGTCGCAGGGCCTTGCGGCATCCGCCCGGCAGCTTGCGGAGCTCGCCGAACAGGTCCGCGGCAATGCTGCCAATACCCGTTCGGCTGAGCGTGTCGCGGTATCGACGCGCACTGCGGCGGAAGACAGCGGCCGGATCGTCGGTCAGGCTATCTCGGCCATGGCCGATATCGAGACCTCGGCCGAAAAGATCGGCCAGATCATCGGCGTCATCGATGAGATTGCCTTCCAGACCAATCTTCTCGCACTGAATGCCGGCATCGAGGCAGCCCGCGCGGGCGACAGCGGCCGCGGCTTTGCCGTCGTCGCGCAGGAAGTTCGCGCGCTTGCCCAGCGTTCCGCCGATGCGGCCCGCGAGATCAAGGTTCTGGTGACGGGAACAAAGGCGCAGGTGGATGCGGGCGTCCAGATGGTTGGCCGCACCCAGGATGCGATCGGCAGCATCGTCCGCCAGGTGACCGATATCAACGAGGCCATATCAGGCATTGCTGCGGCAAGCGACGAACAGCTCGCCGGCCTCAAGGCGTTGACTTCAGATATTGGCGGCTACAGCGAGCGTGCGGCAGCCGCCGGGAATGAGGCAAGCCGCTCCGAGGAAGGTGCCGATCATCTGCATACGGTCGTCGTCGAACTTGGCCGGACCATCCGCGAATTCCGCATCGAGCGTGAGCGGCGTCATGCGGGCTCGGTCAAGGCCGCGCCGCAACGCCAGCTTCCGGCTCGCGACGAATACAGCACGATGCGGGATGAAGATGAGATGGCCGATTTCGGCTTCCCGCTTCGCAGGACCGCGACGGGAGGCGAACGCAATGCCTTTTGA
- a CDS encoding STAS domain-containing protein, whose product MPSRKGEKTVSLAAVLDLNEASALRGTLMGLRGSNVAIDASGVERIGTLCVQVIMAAAKTWDEDKLSFTFSKVSDAFQKTMQVIGVDISHLLAKEIRQ is encoded by the coding sequence ATGCCGAGCAGGAAAGGCGAAAAGACAGTCAGTCTGGCCGCGGTGCTGGACCTCAACGAGGCCTCCGCCCTTCGCGGCACGTTGATGGGGTTGCGCGGCAGCAATGTCGCGATCGATGCGTCCGGCGTCGAAAGGATCGGGACCTTGTGCGTGCAGGTTATCATGGCCGCCGCCAAGACCTGGGATGAGGACAAGCTCTCCTTCACCTTCTCCAAGGTGTCGGATGCATTTCAAAAAACGATGCAGGTGATCGGGGTGGATATCTCCCATCTGCTTGCCAAGGAGATCCGGCAATGA
- the cheY1 gene encoding chemotaxis response regulator CheY1 — translation MKKKVLTVDDSRTIRNMLLVTLNNAGFETIQAEDGVEGLEILEEANPDVIVTDINMPRLDGFGFIEGVRRNDRYRAVPILVLTTESDAEKKNRARQAGATGWIVKPFDPAKLIDAIERVTA, via the coding sequence ATGAAGAAAAAAGTGCTGACCGTGGATGATTCACGGACCATTCGAAACATGCTTCTCGTCACTCTCAACAATGCGGGTTTCGAGACCATTCAGGCTGAAGACGGTGTCGAGGGCCTGGAAATCCTGGAAGAAGCCAATCCCGACGTCATCGTCACGGATATCAACATGCCGCGTCTTGACGGCTTCGGCTTCATCGAGGGCGTTCGCCGCAACGACAGATACCGCGCCGTTCCGATCCTCGTTCTGACGACCGAAAGCGACGCGGAAAAGAAGAACCGTGCCCGCCAGGCCGGTGCGACCGGCTGGATCGTTAAGCCGTTCGATCCCGCCAAGCTGATCGATGCCATCGAGCGCGTAACCGCCTAA
- a CDS encoding chemotaxis protein CheA, whose amino-acid sequence MDMNEIKEIFFQECEEQLAELESGLLKMNDGDRDPETVNAVFRAVHSIKGGAGAFGLDDLVAFAHVFETTLDCVRSNKLEPTQEVLKVMLKAADVLADLTNAARDGGSVDQARSRGLVKELEALANGDIPAPSAAVLADVAPKPVVAAPAPTDESGFQPIPFSFDDDFGSDEPAVDAIPEYEVNFKPRSDLYAKGNDATLLLRDLSRLGEMNIFCDMDALPGLVDLDPEGAYFRWAISIKTDKGEDAIRTVFEFAEWDCDLDVQLAGSGGSSSGEELPMIPVPFDLSILDDGAAPAAETVEETSAPRKDVAAAVAAAETASNVTQLASAAARVEKKEAALAAAAASNAAAAQNSAAAAAAGQTIRVDLDRVDRLINLVGELVINQAMLSQSVIENDNNGASSINMGLEELQQLTREIQDSVMAIRAQPVKPVFQRMSRIVREIADMTGKSIRLITEGENTEVDKTVIDKLAEPLTHMIRNAVDHGVETPEKRAALGKNPEGTVRLTAKHRSGRILIELADDGAGINREKVRQKAIDNDLIAADANLSDEEVDNLIFLPGFSTADKISDISGRGVGMDVVKRSIQALGGRINISSKPGQGSVFTMSLPLTLAVLDGMVVTVAGQTLVVPLTAIVETLQPEASAIHSFGANHRLISIRNSFCPLVDVGRILNFRATQANPVEGVALLVESEGGGQRALMVDAIQGQRQVVIKSLEANYTHVPGIAAATILGDGRVALILDVDAVVGASRGQSLKPEMSYAAVG is encoded by the coding sequence ATGGATATGAACGAAATCAAAGAGATTTTCTTCCAGGAGTGCGAAGAGCAGCTCGCCGAACTGGAATCCGGTCTCCTAAAAATGAATGACGGCGACCGCGACCCGGAAACCGTCAATGCCGTGTTCCGCGCCGTTCATTCCATCAAGGGTGGGGCAGGTGCCTTCGGTCTGGACGACCTGGTCGCATTCGCCCACGTCTTCGAGACCACACTCGATTGCGTTCGATCCAACAAGCTGGAGCCGACCCAGGAAGTCCTGAAGGTCATGCTCAAGGCCGCCGACGTACTGGCGGATCTCACCAATGCCGCCCGTGATGGCGGCAGCGTCGATCAGGCCCGCAGCCGCGGCCTGGTTAAGGAACTGGAAGCCTTGGCAAATGGCGATATTCCCGCGCCGTCAGCCGCGGTGCTTGCCGATGTTGCTCCGAAGCCCGTTGTGGCCGCGCCTGCGCCAACGGATGAAAGTGGTTTCCAGCCGATCCCCTTCAGCTTCGACGATGATTTCGGCAGCGACGAGCCGGCGGTCGATGCCATCCCGGAATACGAAGTCAACTTCAAGCCACGCTCCGATCTCTATGCCAAGGGCAATGATGCGACGCTGCTGCTGCGCGATCTCTCGCGGCTCGGCGAGATGAATATCTTCTGCGATATGGATGCGCTACCGGGTCTCGTCGACCTCGATCCAGAAGGCGCCTATTTCAGATGGGCGATCTCGATCAAGACGGACAAGGGCGAAGACGCCATTCGCACCGTCTTCGAATTCGCTGAATGGGACTGCGATCTCGATGTGCAGCTGGCGGGAAGCGGTGGGTCTTCGAGCGGCGAAGAATTGCCGATGATACCGGTGCCCTTCGATCTTTCGATCCTCGACGACGGGGCCGCACCGGCTGCCGAAACCGTAGAGGAGACATCCGCGCCGAGAAAGGATGTCGCTGCTGCCGTGGCTGCTGCGGAAACCGCAAGCAACGTCACGCAGCTGGCCTCGGCTGCCGCACGCGTCGAGAAGAAGGAAGCCGCCCTTGCCGCTGCTGCCGCTTCCAATGCAGCCGCGGCGCAGAACAGTGCCGCTGCTGCCGCCGCCGGCCAGACCATCCGTGTCGATCTCGATCGTGTCGACCGCCTGATCAACCTTGTCGGCGAGCTTGTCATCAATCAGGCGATGCTCTCCCAGAGCGTCATCGAGAACGACAACAACGGCGCATCCTCCATCAACATGGGTCTCGAAGAGCTGCAGCAGCTCACCCGCGAGATCCAGGACAGCGTCATGGCGATCCGCGCCCAGCCGGTGAAGCCGGTCTTCCAGCGTATGTCGCGTATCGTCCGCGAAATCGCCGACATGACCGGCAAGTCGATCCGCCTGATCACCGAGGGCGAGAACACCGAAGTCGACAAGACCGTCATCGACAAGCTTGCTGAGCCGCTCACCCACATGATCCGCAATGCCGTCGACCATGGCGTCGAAACGCCGGAAAAACGCGCGGCACTCGGCAAGAACCCGGAAGGCACCGTTCGCCTGACGGCAAAGCATCGCTCCGGCCGCATCCTCATCGAGCTCGCCGATGATGGCGCCGGCATCAACCGCGAGAAAGTCCGCCAGAAGGCGATCGATAACGACCTGATCGCGGCCGATGCCAATCTTTCGGATGAGGAAGTCGACAACCTGATCTTCCTGCCGGGCTTCTCGACCGCCGACAAGATCTCGGACATTTCCGGCCGCGGTGTCGGCATGGACGTGGTCAAGCGCTCGATCCAGGCGCTCGGCGGCCGTATCAACATCAGCTCCAAGCCCGGGCAGGGTTCCGTCTTCACGATGAGCCTGCCGCTGACGCTCGCGGTCCTCGACGGTATGGTGGTCACCGTTGCCGGCCAGACGCTCGTCGTGCCGCTGACGGCGATCGTCGAAACGCTGCAGCCCGAAGCGTCCGCTATCCACTCCTTCGGTGCGAACCATCGTCTGATCTCGATCCGCAATAGCTTCTGCCCGCTGGTCGATGTCGGCCGTATCCTGAATTTCCGTGCCACGCAGGCCAATCCGGTCGAAGGCGTCGCGCTGCTGGTGGAATCGGAAGGCGGCGGTCAGCGCGCCCTCATGGTCGATGCCATTCAGGGCCAGCGCCAAGTCGTCATCAAGAGCCTTGAGGCCAATTACACGCATGTCCCGGGCATTGCGGCGGCAACCATCCTCGGCGATGGCCGCGTGGCGCTGATCCTCGATGTCGATGCAGTGGTCGGTGCTTCGCGCGGCCAGTCGCTGAAGCCTGAAATGTCTTATGCGGCGGTGGGGTGA
- a CDS encoding chemotaxis protein CheW: MSYAVKNLSQGNRELIAFRIGDQEFCVDIMSVREIRGWTPATAMPHAPGYMLGVINLRGAVLPIIDLSARLGMKQAEPTARHVIIVAQVKRKVVGLLVDAVSDILTITDDSIQPTPEVSSDHERQFARGIVAIDRRMICLIELEALFPESESEAA, encoded by the coding sequence ATGTCCTATGCCGTCAAGAACCTGAGCCAGGGCAATCGCGAGCTGATCGCCTTCCGGATCGGCGACCAGGAATTCTGCGTCGACATCATGTCGGTTCGTGAAATCCGCGGCTGGACCCCGGCAACGGCCATGCCGCATGCGCCCGGTTACATGCTCGGCGTCATCAACCTGCGCGGGGCCGTGCTGCCGATCATTGATCTCTCCGCGCGGCTCGGCATGAAGCAGGCGGAGCCGACGGCGCGGCATGTGATCATCGTTGCGCAAGTGAAGCGCAAGGTGGTCGGTCTTCTTGTTGACGCCGTATCGGACATTCTGACGATCACCGACGACAGCATCCAGCCGACGCCGGAAGTCTCCTCTGATCACGAGCGGCAGTTTGCCCGCGGCATCGTGGCGATCGACCGCCGCATGATCTGCCTGATCGAACTGGAAGCCCTGTTCCCCGAAAGCGAAAGCGAGGCTGCATGA